caagaggttggtgtgcaaaatcaaagcacatggcattgggggtaatgtactgacgtagatagagaactggttggcagacaggaagcagagagtcggggtaaacgggtccttttcagaatggcaggcagtgactagtggagtgccgcagggctcggtgctgggaccccagctatttacaatatacattaatgatttggatgatggaattgagtgtaacatctccaagtttgcagatgacattaaactgggtggcggtgtgagctgtgaggaggatgctaagaggctgcagggtgacttggacaagttaggtgagtgggcaaatacatggcagatgcagtataatgtggataaatgtgaggttatccactttgggggctaaaacacgaaggcagaatattatctgaatggcggcagattaggaaaaggggaggtgtaatgagtcctgggtgtcatggttcatcagtcattgaaggttggcatgcaggtacagcaggcgctgaagaaggcaaatggtatgttggccttcatagcaaggggttttgagtataggagcagggaagtcttactgcagttgtacagggctttggtgaggccccaccatattgtgttcagttttggtctcctaatctgaggaaggacattcttgctattgagggagtgcagcaggactgacatatgaggagagactggatcgactgggcctgtattcactggagtttagaaggatgagagtggatctcatagaaacatataacattctgacgggactggacaggttagatgcaggaagaatgttcccgatgttagggaagtccagaaccaggggacatagtcttaggataagggtaagccatttaggactgagatgaggaggaacttcttcactcagagagttgttaacctgtggaattccctaccgcaaagagttgttgatgccagttcattggatatattcaagagggggttagatatggcctttgaggctaaagggatcaaggggtatggtgagaaagcaggaaaggggtactgaaggaatgatcagccatgatcttattgaatggtggttcaggctcgaagggccggatggcctactcctgcatatattttctatgtttctgtgtaggcCTGCAAATTAATGCTGAAAACACATTGCATACTTGGAAGTGTTTCTGTGTGATCTCCTTACAACAAAAGTAGGTATGCTTTACACCCAAAGGTATGTGGGTTCTTTATTCAAAGGATGTCCCCTTCACAGGCTTCATGTTCCAATATTCATGAACTTACATTTATCCATGTGAAATTTTATCTGATATAACTAAACcaggctcatagaatcatagaaatttacagcacgaaaggaagctatttcggcccatcatgtctgcgccagctatccagcctaatcccactttccagttcttggtccgtagccctgtaggtgcacatccaaatattttttaaatgtggtgagggtttctgcctctaccactctttcgggcagtgagttccagacccccaccaccctctgggtaaagacatttcccctcacctGTCACCCCACTATCCTCCACGtttaacagatcatcctccgccatttccgccacctccagcatgatcccaccaccaatcacatcttcccctctcctctctcagcattccgaagggaccgctccctccgcgacaccctggtccattccgcattgGGTGAGAATTACAAAGGAAAGAAATGAATAAATGAATTTTCCTTTTCAAAGAAAGAAAATTATGTGCTATTGCTTTGATTCACTACATGTTGTTTTGCATTTGCAAATGATCATTTTTGATTTTCCCGCGTGGGCATCGCAAGGAATAGAGTGTCTGGTGGACACAAATAATATTAATGTTTAGGTTTATATGTCTCTCCTTTGTTTAAATTAGTCTTTTTGTCTGAATTTTCCTATTAGTTGTGCCTGCTCACGAGTGGGCGCTTATAGATTTATTTTCTGTTGATGACACCAAGGAAACCCGTGTCGCTCTTATTGGTCAACTAAAATAGGCACCTTGCTGTAGACAAATATATATGCTCTCAGAATAAAATTCTTTCTATACTTCTAGCCTTATGTGAATGGCATCCTTTTGTCAAAATGGGATCGGTGCTCTAATCAAGACCAAGAGCGCTGAAAGAATCATAGCACCTATTGCTGCTCAAGTGTCCCATTTGATCATTCTAAGTGAATGGAGAGACATCGACGATGAAAATTTCTCTGATCTAGAGCCAGCAGCTAAGGAAGTGGCCAAAGCAACTGAAGAACTTGTTCGTGCTGCAAAACGGTAAGTCCCTGGCACATTGATGGGAGCAAGGGTGCTGACATGTTTGTGATATCAGTTAGGCTTTCTTCATAAATCACAGTTGCCACAGTCATAAGTGAGTTATTTAGATCTGCTTCATGAATGCGATTCAAAAAAAAATCATATCAATCCCATTCCAATCAAATACTGCGATTGTGAAGCTCTCCCAATGTCTTGCTGGGTAAAGCCACCTCCCAATAGTGAGCCACACAGACTAGGATTATCTAAGGTTCGATCTTGGTTTTGTGCTGAGTTCACTGATTTCAGTCAAGGCTTTAGTAAGGAGTATCATGATGGACGTCAGCATCCCTGGAGTACGGATAAGAAAAATCAGCTTGGGTTCATGGCTGCTCCTATTTGCTATCCAgtgatatagtagcatggatagaggattggctaactaacagaaaacagagagtcgggataaatgggtcattttccagttggcaaacagtgactagtagggtgccgcagggttcggtgctgggttctcaactatttataatttatattaatgacttggatgaatggaccaagtgtaatgtagccaagtttgctgatgatacaaattgggtgggaaagcaaattgtgaggacacaaaaaatctgcaaagggatatagacaggctaagtgagtgggcaaaaatttagcagatagaatataatgtgggaaaatgtgaggttatccactttggcagaaataatagaaaagaaaattataatttaaatggagaaaaattgcaaagtgctgcagtacagagagatctgggagtccttgtgcgtgaaacacaaaaagttagtatgcaggtacagccaagtaatcaggaaggcaaatggaatgttggcctatattgcaagggggatagagtataaaatcagagaagtcctgctacaactgtacagggtattggtgaggccacatctggagtactgcatacagttttggtctccatatttaaggaaggatatacttgcattggaggctgttcagagaaggttcactaggttgattccggagatgagggggttgacttatgaaggtaggttgagcctatactcattggagttcagaagaatgagaggtgatcttattgaaatttataagataatgagggggctcgacaagattgaTACCGACCAATAGCTATACAGCCTaagcccactttccagttcttggtcctgtaggttatgccactttaagtgcacagccaagtattttttaaatgtggtgagggtttctgcctctaccaccctttcaggcagtgagttccagacccccaccaccttctgggtaaagacattttccctcacctttcaccccaccatcctccacgttcaacggatcatcctccgccatttctgccatctccagcatgatcccaccaccaatcacatcttcccctcctctcctctcagcattccgaagggactgttccctccgcgacaccctggtccattccgcattgGGTGAGAATTACAAAGGAATGAAATGAATAAATGTGTTTTCCTTTTAaaacactcataggggaaactaaaactagtcccagaataagggtccatctatttaaaactgagatgagaagacatttcttttctcagagggttgtaaatctatggaattctttgcctcagagagctgtggaggctgggtcattgaatatatttaaggtgtagacagatttttgagcgataaaggagtaaaggattatggaagtagagctgagtccatgataagatcagccatgatcttattaaatggcggagcagactcgagggtccaaatggcctactcctgctcctatttcttatgaccccTGATGGAAAATGCGTTTATGTAGACACTGGGTAAGAGCAGGATTCAGCTCAGCTGTGATACTCCACTTGGTTAAGTAGGTTCCTGATACTCGCATACAGGATGGGCACTTTGCTGAGGTACAAGATGTCCTGTGGCTGCGTAAAACAATATTCCGGCATGAATCAGGAGTGGAGGAGGGAAGAGAAGAAAACATTGTGGTGGGAGGAGTTCTCTAATTGTAAAACAGTATTTTTttataaatggagttaagatacagatcagccaagatcgaattgaatggtagaacaggctcaaacagctgaatggcctactaataCTAGCTCCAATTTTGAAAGAAGATGTTTTTGTTTAGAACTTTGCATATATTTGTTGAGCTTATTTTCACACAAGCACAATGGTCTTTCATCGTGAGTGACAGGTGCATAATGTGGCCACAGCAGACTTACGGTGTACAGAATGACAGCAAATTTATGACCTGGTTTTCTTTTGGAACAATTATTGGACTATTTCTCCGCTCTTTGGATTATCTCAATGCTGCCACGCTGTTGGGTGGTATGAAGTGCAGCCCCCTCACACTGCTACTGCATTTATTTTATTTGCTTGCGGGTGTTTTCAGATCTAGATTCTAGCCAGTTTGTAATTTCCCTCACTGAAACATTTTATTGTTGTACCTCAGCAACAGTGAAACATCCGCAGCAGTTAGTGGCTGTTCTCAGTAAAGTAAAAATACTCTCTCCAAAACATCATTTCAGAGGCAGTCTTGAAGGCAGATTGTACTCAATACAATTTCTCCGTCAATCGTGTGCAGGTGATATGAAAGAAATACACACTGTTTTAATCCTCTTTCTTCTCTTGAAGAGTTACATTTTTCAATTTGCCTCACACAATTACCTAGACACACAGGGTAATTACAGATCCCGAGATAAAGGCAATAGTTTACCAAGAAAGTATATTGTTACAAATTAATGGGTAAAGGTTTTCAATGGATCTTAGGTGCTGGTTAGGCAGCATATTACTTACTTACATTATATATGAGGATATTGCATTGGAGACATGTGAGATGCCAGAACACATTGAGTTGAAGAGGATGTTTCATGACATGCTATAATTAACGTGGAATTACACTTTGAACCACAAAATGGGTTATCTCAAATCATATGATGATGATTCCATGTCCATATATACAATATAATAGAAATTTACAATATagaagaaggctattcagcccatcatgtctgtgcaggTTTTTTACCAGATTAATCCCACGATCATAAGTTTGGTCATTCCTAAGCCAGAAAAACTGTCTCACGTTGACTCTGTTATAACACCTGTTTTTAGTAAATGAAGTTGAATATTTAAGTATCAGTATTCAACTGAGCAGATTTAGCACTGTATGAGGTAAGTAGGCAGTGGTCCCGTGTCTTCTCATTTTCAAATGCTAATTTGTTTCTATGATTTTTAAAATTTCAACGATTGATCCCATTTGTAATAGATTCAACTTCTTTTGTCTGCTTAGATTTGTGGAAGACTCTGATGATGGTCAGCTGAAAAGTGAAATGGGCTTGGCATTAGAATTTGCCGCAGTGTCCGGAAAGGGCATCCTGATGGCAGCCCAGAAACTTAGCATTCAGCCAGCACTCCGTGAACACAGGAATGAGCTAGTCACCTCTGCTCAGAATGTCCTACAGGGGACTATGCAGGTTAGTTCTAAGCAGAACCGCTGGTACATAAATGTGATGGAGAAAAGCTTCTAAGAGTTAGGAATTCTAGGTCTATCTTTTCACCAGTCCAAGTAAATAATTTCAGGAATCCAGCAAGCATCTGCAGTCTCAACTGGAAGTACAGTGGGTAAGGGTAACCTCACCCACCTTGACAAGAAACCCACGGGATCAGGCGGAATGACAGTTTTACACCCtgcccattgatttcaatggagaaTAAAATTGGGCGGGGCGTAAAACCAGCGGAGCAGctgatcccatcagtttccctatggGCGGTTTAGGTTACAATTGCCCCAACAACAGAGTCTGAATCCAAGGTTTGACTGTTATTGTACTCCAGCTCCTGCGAGGGAGATACAGTTTGCCATTTCTAGTCGtgttgtgtggtggtggggggagcaaAGTAGCAATCATGAAGGTGGCTGTGCGCTAGGCATTTTGTCCTCtggtcccgattttaactccaggtggattcccactcaggcctgagttaaaattacagtcgggtttcaatgatgtaattgggctgcaaCACGCATGTGTAAAGAAGGACCATTTTGGCTCCAGGCAcgcatgtccttgctgcctgctcaggagagcaggttaaaatgacAGATGTTGCGAACATGCTGGTTTTCGGACAGGTAACAGCCAagacgattttaactgcccacccaccaggtttctgctgagcgagtagggttaaaatcattCCCTTGGGAGCGGGATTGAAAGGCGGATATCAAGGATGGGAAGGAAAAGAGACTCAGAATGGGGCTTGGCTATCCTTGTTCAAATGTTGAATGAGTCTGCCAAGGCTCATTGTCTAGGCTCATACATGAAGAGCAGCCATTCTAACCAAGTACTTGACACCTGTGGAACGTTATGAATCAGGAGAAAAAGAAACAGAAATCCTTATCTTCAGAATAGGATTATTATTGTATTGGTTTCAATTGGTTAGGCAAGTGAGTCATTTTCCTTGCCTTGATGCCTTAAAATGAGGCTATACATATCAGGCTGGGTGtcatttctcttgaaaaaggaagactgagggggtgaccgaatagaggtctttaaaattatgaaaggttttgatagagtggatagcgagagaatgtttccacttgtggggaagagcataactagaggctatcaatgtaAGATCGTCACCAAAAaagatccaatagggaattcagaagaaaattatttacccaaagagtggtgagaatgtggaactcgctaccacagggagtggttgaagtgaatagatttaaggggaggctagacaagcatatgagggaaaagggaatagagggttatgctgatagatttagatgatgaaagacgggaggaggctcgactggagcttaaatgccggcatggactggttgggccaaatggcctgtttctgagtcagatatcctttgtaatcctatgtaagatGTCACGGATTCAGTTTTTAGATTTGAATGTACCTCTGGCACATATCAGGGACCCTGAAATGGACTATGGCTCTGTTAAATTAAGATGAAATGATCCACTGGGTTTCTTTCTAAGAATTATATTTCATTTTTTTGTGGGTCAGATTCTCTTGACAGCAGATGATGTGGAAGTCCGTAAGATTATCCAGTCCACTCGCTggctgctggactgcctggtgctcCTGGAGTCTGCAGGGGACATGTCGGCGTTGCTCGCTGCTTTCAGGGAGTTTTCAGAAGCGTTGCTCCTGCTCAACAACCTGGCGGGAGGACGCCTCCAGGAACTGAGTGACCCCGTTCACCAGCAGCGTCTCAACCGAGCGCTGGAGACGCTGAAGAAATGCGTCCCGAGTTTGCACACGGCCATGCACGCCTGCATGAAGCACCCCCAGGCCGAACAGGCCAAGGCTGCCAAAACATACGTCGCTGAGCAGACGGTCGCCGCAGTCATGGATATAGTGGGCCTCCTGACGGGCGGACCTGCAGACCATGAGGAGGGCAGAGGAGGGCAGTTCGCTGAGCGATTGCAGCAGCTTCAGGACCTGGCATCCAAAGCCAAGCACTCTTCCATCGCCCACAGCAACTTGGACAGCCTGGTGGAGGCGGTGGCCTGCCACTGCATGCTCGTGGCGGCCCATACATCAAAGGAGAAACTGGGGCGGAGGCTGGTGAGAAGCTGccagctcctcctgcagctccgggCTCAGCTCTCCGACCGGGGCAAGGGGTGGGCGAGCTGGTCCGACCGTCCCCAGCAGCCGATGGAGGCCGAATGCGACGCTCTGATCAAGGCGGTGGAAGAGCTGGGCCTCGGCGTGGTGACCGCCACCCTGCACCAAATGGTCCACGCCTTCACCGACACCGAGCAGCCACTCGAGCGGCTGCTGAAAGCGGCCGCAGCGGCCCCGCCGGCCAGTCCCAGCCTCCAGCTACTCACCGCCTCGTTCCGCAGCCACGCCCGCGGCATGCTCAGGGTGGCCGCTCTCACCGCCGCCAGTTGCCCGCGGGCCGACCATTGCCAGGCCATCCAGGGCTCGGTCAAGCGCCTGAAGCGCCTGAGCCAAGAGCTGCTGGCCGCACTGGGCAGCGACCCCGAAAGCCCGGCGCTCTCCCACAGACTCCGGCTGCTCCGCCGGCACTGGCTGCACGAAGCGGCAGGGCTGCTGGCGGCTCTGGACGCGGCGATCGACGTCCGCCACTTCATCGAGCTGTCCATCCAGGAGATTGTGGCcgacaaggaggagtgtgaaaagaCCGCGGGCCACCCAAACCTCAGCCGCTCGGTACAGAAGCTGACCGCGCGGGCTCAACGGGTAGCACAAGCTGCCGAGAGGTGTGTGGATAAAAGCGCCGAGCCAGTCTTCAGGAACGGACTCTTGGCTTTAGTACGTGAGTCCCAAAGAGCCATCCCGCCAGTTCAGGCGGCCGCGGGTCGCTGCTTGGGGAGGCCGGCGAATGCCAAGCTGAGAGGCGATCTCTTCCAAAGGATACAACAGTTGATTGACTTGATGTACCAGGTCCGCGATGGTGTCGATGGCATCAACCATCCCGACCTCCTCAGTCCCCTGCGCGACCACGCTCGGAAGCACCAAGCTCTCGAGGAGACGAGTTGCTTAAgtaacttggatttttcactgataCACACCATGGACCTCAAAAAACAAAAGTTGGCCATAGCCTCTGAATCACTGGATAATTACTTAAGCAAACCTCTTCCACCACATGACCCGACTGAAGAGGGGTTTAAAAGTGTGAAGGAGACACGCTCTGGGCTTTCTGCTCAGTTCCCCCTTTTGGTGAAGGATCTTATCTCAGCCGCAAATGCTAAAGACATCCCCGCAGTCAACGGCGCTTGTGCAGATATACTCGAACTGTCCAATAGTTACATGGATGCTGCCAGGGAAGCGGCAACAAGCACAGATCCATTGGAAGAGAAAGGAAGACTTGAGTCACTGAAGGGCGAAGTGGCAGGACTGACGCCGCATCTTCTCAGCCTGGCCCGGGAAGTGGCGCTCAACCGACAGCAGGACATGGGTAGGCTGCACCGTGCCGCGACGGCTTGGTGGGACAAGATTAGTGATCTGAGAGCCATCCTTCAGAGACTGGCAACTCCCTGGTACGCTGCGATAAAGCAGATAGTCTGCAATCTATCTGCTAACAATCTCTCGCAGGACCTTCAAAGCACCGAAGatatcactgagatcatggcttcaCTGTCCAACTGTGTGCAGTCAGCTGGGGAGGTCACCAGGGCTGCTGACGGCGCGGAAGGTTTTGGGCTCCTCGGGGCTCGGGGCCAACTAGTGCAAGTCCATTCGAGGTTAAAAGTGGCACAGAATAATTCCAAAATCTTGAGAGATAACATCGTTTGCGCTACTAAAGAGTCGCCACTTTTCAACAAAGGAGGGGATACGCTGGAAGGAGCATGTCTTCTATGGGCTGTCTCCATTCGGATGCTGCTCTCTTCGTTAGACGGCTTCTTACACAATGAAATCTTTCTCGTCACTGACCTGAGGGACGCTACTGAACACAAACGCCCGCTTCAAACTGCACTGCTGGCTGTCTCCGAGAAGCTGCTTGGGCTGCAGCAGGCGGCTACAATGTCCTGTGTTTGTTGCAAAGAGAAAGGCGTCCAGGTCAAACTTTGTCGTGTGAACGACGAGATGAAGGTTCTCGGCGAAGCATTAATCCAGGCTGCAGAGACCCTGCACCAATCACCAGTGAACAAGAGCAACCTGTCCGTGCGCTTTCAGCTCCTCCAAAGGCAACTGGCAATAAAAGTGAAAGCTGTAACCTCACTTATGGACCTTGTCAATCACAACTGCGCATGGGCATTAAAACAGCTGTTCCATCTGGCTAACAGTGCCGCCCAAAAGCACGGAGATGGCAAAGTGCGACTAGTGCAGCAGTTTCAGAAGGAAGCGCATCTGCTACTGATGGATATCGAAGAGCTAAAGGCAGTGGTGGAAAATAGTCTTTGCAACGTCACCCATTTGGAGTCCAAGGAGATGTTGGTATCGGCTGTTACCGACCTTCCTTTGGTTACTTCTCAGATAGTTACAGAAGCCAAGCAACTCTCTGACAACGCTGACAAAAACAACGTTGCCAAACTTCAGTACCtggcaagagactggtgtgcaaaagttCACTTTATCGTGACACAACTTCAGGATGTGGGTGTAAATGACCAAACCTGCAAAGACATTAAGCAAAGGTTCCAGAATAGTGCCTTGGCTGATATCAAGTGTAACTCTTTGGCCAAATCCCTTTCTAACCAAGAAGAACAATTGACAGAAAGGACGTTGATTGCAACAGAGAATTTGCCACATCGAGGAAACTTAAATGTATTAAATGAACCAACAGTCTCAACCGTCAGAGAAGACTACCACAAGACAAGCGACCGACATTATAAATCTACTCCAGAAGGTGTGTGTTCCCAAGACATTGCTTTGGACAAGGTAAGTGCTGGATATAAGCGGGTGCTGCTAACAGTGTAAATCCAGAACAAAGATAAAGCAAATAGGGGTAACAGAGTAGGAAAGTATGAAATGCCTATTGATAATTCAGCGATGATCATCAACTTGTAACTTAAAGGCTATGGTGATAACACACTACTACAGGCTGTCTGTGACTGAAAATTGCCAAAATAAGTGTGTATGCTTACACAATGCTCCTATCCTAACTCTTTTAACTAATCTAACAGCAAGTGTTTTTAAACCTGACTAGACCCCGTGGTGGAGCTATACTCCATGCAGCGTCAAGTGGTGTGAGATGTCCTCCATGATGGATTCTTACATTATATTTTAGAGTCAGATCTGGACTGGACTTGACTCCAGAGTTATATTGGTGTGAAGTAGTAGGAACTGTACCCTTAACCCAtatttattttattcgttcatgggatgtgctgtggctggcaaggtcagcatttattgcccatcccaaattgcccttgagaaggtggtgcttctTGAGTTCACTACAGTTCATGagcagcttgctaggccatttcagagggcagttaagaggcaatcacatggctgtgggtctggagtcacatataggccagactgggtaaggacggcagatttcgccccctaaaggacactagtgaaccagattGTTTTTACTACAATCCATTAATTTGGTCACCATTacggatgctagctttttattccagatttatttaattaactgaatttaaattccccagctgccgtggtgggatttgaacccatgtctctggatcattagtccagctctggattactagtccagtaatataaccatataaccactatgctaccattcccttcaTATAGCTGATAAAGAAACCACAAGACTTGTGATGACAGGTGCTGGAATGCATTACCTGCAGGCTGGTTTTGACAACAAGGTCTCATGTAGCTAGGGTTCAATACTTACTGATCAAGTTGCAGAGAGACAACCAGATGCTGCTGAAACTGTGCATCTCCAATGTTTCATGGGGTGCAATATACTGTGGTTAGGAGGTTGGTGATCATGTGTTTTGgtgtaaaaacataaaatgctggaaatactcagcaggcattttgcttttgtatttatgtTTTTTTGATGAGTTGTTGAGAAGACCCTGATACCTGCTGTTCTACTGATGTGGCAACCCCATGTTTGTCAGTTACCTACTAAGCAACAAGTAACAATTCCTCTGAATGGAGTGGGATGGGGGGAGCTAAGTGCAGTTTTCTGGGATTGACAATATGACACCTGGCAATGAGAGTCTGGATTGGAGTTACCCTCGTTGGCAAATTCGGCAATCTGATGATAGCTGAGCCAAACAAGTCGGCACTAGTTCAGGGTACTGCTGATGACTGACCAGCCAGCCTGGTTCAATCGTGGACCTGGAGGAGTAGATGGCACTAGGGGTTGGGATTCTATCCAGTTGAATCCAGATTATCTCACAAACCAGTGCCCCGGCAGGTAGAATGATCCTTATGCATACTTGAGGATTTCCAATGGCTTGGCTCTACCAATCTACACCCCTTCTCTCTGTTGGGGTGTGTTTGCACAGGGAGAAAGTGTACATTCCATATTGGCCAAGCAGAAACTCGACTGGTGTGGATCTCTCAGTAGCTCTGCTTAGAAAGTCTTAAATATACAGACATGCATGGTCTAGGTCAACAAGTGAAAAGTGGCCACATTGGTCAGAAGAGTAGGAAGACAATTACAGGGGTGGGGATTTAAAAAAATGTGACGAGGATTTTGCAATCTGCAGACATAGGCAAAGGATTGAGGGAAAAACAAGAGACCACAGGTCAATATCCGCAGGGGTTCTCCCGATCGGAGGCAGTAACTTTGGTGAAGATCTGTGAAAATCCAGGAGAAGCGGCATATCACATGACTGGTTTCCATGTACAAATAGCAGTTTTAGTCTTTGTGGGAACTGAGCAGCACAGTGATTAGACATTGGGACCTGGGCTCAAGTCTAGCAGGGACTGATGGGCTGAAAGAGTAGAGTTTGGACAGTCTCTGTCCATTTCCTAGTGGGCATAGACCTATAGCATAAAACTGCTCCTAATTCAGCACGAATTAGCAATGGCATTCAGGTGGACCAAGAATGGTTGGTATGGAAAATGGAAGCAAAATGTCACACTAATGGCCTAGGGGTCAGCCTTATTAAGGTTGGGACTGAGGTACATTGTTGGGGTGcagtggaggaagctttactctgtatctggtgTGCTATACCTGATCTGGATCTGCTTCATGAAGAATGTTCAATTCCTCAGCATTAAGATCCCTCACCTTGTTGTACAATGACAAAAAAGAGTAGTCTTTGACTAATCTAACTCTTGCTTGTTTACATTTACTCCAGTTTGCCAGCAGCTCTCTGCATGAGTTCAGTTCCAGTAGTGCAGCATGTTCAATTGCTACCGCAGCTCTGTGTCTGAGGGATGAGACAGAGAAATGGCACGAGGACAACAACAAGATTGTGCAGATCACCAAAGACATGGCTGCTCAAATGTACCATATGGCACAGTTT
This genomic stretch from Pristiophorus japonicus isolate sPriJap1 chromosome 7, sPriJap1.hap1, whole genome shotgun sequence harbors:
- the LOC139266930 gene encoding vinculin isoform X1, coding for MASFCQNGIGALIKTKSAERIIAPIAAQVSHLIILSEWRDIDDENFSDLEPAAKEVAKATEELVRAAKRFVEDSDDGQLKSEMGLALEFAAVSGKGILMAAQKLSIQPALREHRNELVTSAQNVLQGTMQILLTADDVEVRKIIQSTRWLLDCLVLLESAGDMSALLAAFREFSEALLLLNNLAGGRLQELSDPVHQQRLNRALETLKKCVPSLHTAMHACMKHPQAEQAKAAKTYVAEQTVAAVMDIVGLLTGGPADHEEGRGGQFAERLQQLQDLASKAKHSSIAHSNLDSLVEAVACHCMLVAAHTSKEKLGRRLVRSCQLLLQLRAQLSDRGKGWASWSDRPQQPMEAECDALIKAVEELGLGVVTATLHQMVHAFTDTEQPLERLLKAAAAAPPASPSLQLLTASFRSHARGMLRVAALTAASCPRADHCQAIQGSVKRLKRLSQELLAALGSDPESPALSHRLRLLRRHWLHEAAGLLAALDAAIDVRHFIELSIQEIVADKEECEKTAGHPNLSRSVQKLTARAQRVAQAAERCVDKSAEPVFRNGLLALVRESQRAIPPVQAAAGRCLGRPANAKLRGDLFQRIQQLIDLMYQVRDGVDGINHPDLLSPLRDHARKHQALEETSCLSNLDFSLIHTMDLKKQKLAIASESLDNYLSKPLPPHDPTEEGFKSVKETRSGLSAQFPLLVKDLISAANAKDIPAVNGACADILELSNSYMDAAREAATSTDPLEEKGRLESLKGEVAGLTPHLLSLAREVALNRQQDMGRLHRAATAWWDKISDLRAILQRLATPWYAAIKQIVCNLSANNLSQDLQSTEDITEIMASLSNCVQSAGEVTRAADGAEGFGLLGARGQLVQVHSRLKVAQNNSKILRDNIVCATKESPLFNKGGDTLEGACLLWAVSIRMLLSSLDGFLHNEIFLVTDLRDATEHKRPLQTALLAVSEKLLGLQQAATMSCVCCKEKGVQVKLCRVNDEMKVLGEALIQAAETLHQSPVNKSNLSVRFQLLQRQLAIKVKAVTSLMDLVNHNCAWALKQLFHLANSAAQKHGDGKVRLVQQFQKEAHLLLMDIEELKAVVENSLCNVTHLESKEMLVSAVTDLPLVTSQIVTEAKQLSDNADKNNVAKLQYLARDWCAKVHFIVTQLQDVGVNDQTCKDIKQRFQNSALADIKCNSLAKSLSNQEEQLTERTLIATENLPHRGNLNVLNEPTVSTVREDYHKTSDRHYKSTPEGVCSQDIALDKFASSSLHEFSSSSAACSIATAALCLRDETEKWHEDNNKIVQITKDMAAQMYHMAQFLKKQGPIKTKKELICTARQIAASGQAVAKFAQIIAGRCLDKRCAHDLKCAVEQIPTISNQLNIISSVKAVTPSDKSASEMLVKNAENLMRIVLQTFQAAEAACIKGLRQPPSNTDEAEAASLCIQWRKKLQQYRAHEASNPKISELGLRQTRAREGTPSLTSICKLPNFL